One Sagittula stellata E-37 genomic window carries:
- the purS gene encoding phosphoribosylformylglycinamidine synthase subunit PurS → MKVRVFVMLKTGVLDPQGEAVRHALGALGFDGVQGVRQGKVIELELADGTSESVVTEMCEKLLANTVIESYRFEVL, encoded by the coding sequence ATGAAGGTGCGCGTGTTCGTGATGCTCAAGACCGGGGTTCTGGATCCGCAGGGCGAGGCGGTGCGGCACGCGCTTGGCGCGCTCGGCTTCGACGGCGTGCAGGGCGTGCGCCAGGGCAAGGTCATCGAGCTTGAGCTGGCCGACGGCACTTCCGAATCCGTGGTCACGGAGATGTGCGAGAAGCTGCTCGCCAATACCGTGATCGAAAGCTACCGGTTCGAGGTTCTCTGA
- a CDS encoding right-handed parallel beta-helix repeat-containing protein, whose protein sequence is MPQLIRLAAALSLSLAGMAAPAQEGPAAFDPADFGRIVIQPRQSTGGPVLEQAFGNYQNEPVIGYGAASPVVRLGRPVGRLDMKFRDGKTGFCTAFLVGGGHILTNHHCVPGMDGDPGGADSGLAAAQLVLGYVDPGNVERVEIFEVAPEIVETSRALDYSVLTVRGAPEDRYGIMELADADPESGEFLWIIGHPQGQAQHISREGCAAATPAVSREGKLMHSCDTLGGNSGSPVMRLTDKRVVGLHHAGDSRSGYNMAIPMRAILAASTVLQAAEGTSAPPVSATRDEGAQCSTLWREARSMGCAGYEAYLDACSSHVFAGMARRQVARECAAAAPAPAPTVSGALVVDAAGRGGYTDLAEAVHAAPEGAVIEVFPGTYRGGIEVRQAVSIVGRGAPGEVVILAEGGPAVLWSAEGGGLDGVTIRHRDGRSVAVEVTRGALTLERVTLDSDGLAAVRLRDDRGSVLRRNDVLPGAARGFLVEGGAPVLEDNEVRGARVAGLEVARDARPDVRGNAFRDGRGSGILVTTGGAGHFEDNRIEDNALAGIELVGSARPDLRGNVIRGGGQSGITATEGATARIEGNRITGTAMAGVEIREGAAPEVFGNDIRDGAQSGIYVHSGGGGVLQDNHIDGNAFHGLSVKGKGRLIVRGNTFRGNVHAAIRIREGGGGTYEGNDLAGNTGGGFVIEPDAGTVLRQGNRE, encoded by the coding sequence ATGCCGCAGCTCATCCGCCTCGCCGCCGCCCTCTCTCTCTCCCTCGCAGGTATGGCCGCTCCGGCGCAGGAAGGGCCCGCCGCTTTCGATCCGGCGGACTTCGGGCGTATCGTCATCCAGCCGCGGCAAAGCACCGGCGGACCGGTGCTGGAACAGGCCTTCGGCAACTACCAGAACGAACCGGTGATCGGCTATGGCGCGGCCAGCCCGGTCGTGCGGCTCGGGCGGCCCGTGGGTCGGCTCGACATGAAGTTCCGCGACGGGAAGACCGGGTTCTGCACCGCCTTTCTCGTCGGCGGCGGGCATATCCTCACCAACCACCACTGCGTGCCCGGGATGGACGGCGATCCCGGCGGGGCGGACAGCGGGCTGGCGGCGGCGCAGCTCGTGCTGGGCTACGTCGACCCTGGCAACGTCGAGCGGGTGGAGATATTCGAGGTCGCGCCCGAGATCGTGGAGACGAGCCGCGCGCTCGATTATTCCGTCCTCACCGTGCGCGGCGCACCCGAAGACCGCTACGGCATCATGGAACTGGCCGACGCGGACCCGGAAAGCGGGGAGTTCCTGTGGATCATCGGCCATCCGCAGGGGCAGGCGCAGCACATCTCGCGCGAAGGCTGCGCCGCCGCGACGCCTGCAGTGTCTCGGGAAGGCAAGCTCATGCACTCCTGCGACACGCTTGGTGGGAACTCCGGTTCTCCGGTCATGCGGCTGACGGACAAGCGGGTCGTCGGGCTGCACCACGCGGGCGACAGCCGAAGCGGGTACAACATGGCGATCCCGATGCGCGCGATCCTCGCCGCCAGCACCGTTCTGCAGGCGGCCGAGGGCACAAGCGCGCCGCCAGTGTCTGCCACACGGGACGAGGGCGCGCAGTGCAGCACCCTCTGGCGGGAGGCGCGGTCGATGGGCTGCGCGGGATACGAGGCCTATCTGGACGCCTGCAGCAGCCATGTCTTCGCGGGCATGGCGCGGCGGCAGGTGGCGCGAGAGTGCGCCGCCGCCGCCCCGGCGCCCGCTCCGACGGTTTCTGGCGCGCTGGTGGTCGATGCGGCGGGCCGCGGCGGCTACACCGATCTGGCCGAGGCCGTCCATGCCGCCCCCGAAGGCGCGGTGATCGAGGTGTTCCCCGGCACCTATCGCGGCGGGATCGAGGTCCGGCAGGCGGTTTCCATAGTCGGGCGCGGCGCGCCGGGCGAGGTGGTGATCCTCGCCGAAGGCGGACCGGCCGTGCTCTGGTCGGCGGAGGGGGGCGGTCTGGACGGGGTGACGATCCGGCATCGGGACGGCAGGTCGGTCGCGGTGGAGGTGACGCGCGGCGCGCTGACGCTGGAGCGCGTGACGCTCGACAGCGACGGTCTGGCGGCGGTGCGCCTGCGGGACGACCGGGGATCGGTCCTGCGCCGCAACGACGTGTTGCCGGGCGCGGCGCGCGGTTTTCTGGTGGAGGGCGGCGCGCCGGTCCTGGAGGACAACGAAGTCAGGGGCGCGCGTGTCGCGGGGCTGGAAGTGGCCCGCGATGCCCGCCCCGACGTGCGCGGCAACGCCTTTCGTGACGGGCGTGGGTCCGGCATCCTCGTGACCACCGGCGGCGCCGGTCATTTCGAGGACAACCGGATCGAGGACAACGCCCTAGCCGGGATCGAACTGGTGGGCAGCGCCCGGCCCGATCTGCGCGGCAACGTCATCCGTGGCGGCGGGCAGAGCGGCATCACCGCGACCGAGGGCGCCACCGCCCGGATCGAGGGCAACCGCATAACCGGCACCGCCATGGCCGGGGTGGAGATCCGCGAGGGCGCAGCCCCCGAGGTCTTCGGCAACGACATACGCGACGGCGCGCAATCGGGCATCTACGTGCATTCCGGTGGCGGCGGTGTCCTGCAGGACAACCACATCGACGGCAACGCCTTTCACGGGCTCTCGGTGAAGGGGAAGGGACGGCTGATCGTGCGCGGCAACACGTTCCGGGGCAATGTCCACGCCGCGATCCGTATCCGCGAGGGCGGTGGCGGCACCTACGAGGGCAACGACCTTGCGGGCAACACGGGCGGCGGTTTCGTCATCGAACCCGACGCCGGCACGGTCCTGCGGCAGGGCAACCGCGAATGA
- the purC gene encoding phosphoribosylaminoimidazolesuccinocarboxamide synthase, translating into MARRKKIYEGKAKILYEGPEPGTIVQYFKDDATAFNAQKKDVIEGKGVLNNRLSEFFMTGLNNVGVPTHFIKRLNMREQLVRAVEIIPLEIIVRNYAAGSLSKRLGIEEGTALPRPIVEYCYKDDKLGDPLVTEEHIAAFGWASQQDMDDILALALRVNDYLSGLMYGVGIKLVDFKIEIGRVYDGDYQRLIVADEISPDSCRLWDLETGQKLDKDVFRQDLGNLADAYTEVARRLGVMPKQSTHMPKPKLIN; encoded by the coding sequence ATGGCACGCCGCAAGAAGATCTACGAAGGCAAGGCGAAGATCCTGTATGAAGGCCCGGAACCGGGCACCATCGTCCAGTATTTCAAGGACGACGCCACCGCCTTCAACGCGCAGAAGAAGGACGTGATCGAGGGCAAGGGCGTGCTGAACAACCGCCTGAGCGAGTTCTTCATGACCGGCCTCAACAACGTCGGCGTGCCCACGCATTTCATCAAGCGGCTCAACATGCGCGAACAGCTCGTCCGCGCGGTCGAGATCATCCCGCTGGAAATTATCGTGCGCAACTACGCCGCGGGTTCCCTGTCGAAACGGCTGGGGATCGAGGAGGGCACGGCGCTGCCCCGTCCGATCGTGGAATACTGCTACAAGGACGACAAGCTGGGCGATCCGCTGGTCACCGAAGAGCACATCGCCGCCTTCGGCTGGGCCAGCCAGCAGGACATGGACGACATCCTCGCGCTGGCGCTCCGGGTAAACGACTACCTGTCGGGGCTGATGTACGGCGTCGGCATCAAGCTCGTCGACTTCAAGATCGAGATCGGACGGGTCTACGACGGCGATTACCAGCGGTTGATCGTGGCGGATGAGATCTCGCCCGATTCGTGCCGCCTGTGGGATCTCGAAACCGGCCAGAAGCTCGATAAGGACGTCTTCCGGCAGGATCTCGGCAACCTGGCCGACGCCTACACCGAAGTGGCGCGCAGGCTGGGTGTCATGCCGAAGCAGAGCACCCACATGCCAAAACCGAAGCTGATCAACTGA
- a CDS encoding DUF1476 domain-containing protein, translated as MTTFEDRENAFENKYAHDQEMQFKAEARTNKLLGLWAAELLGKTGDDANSYAIEVVKADFEEAGHDDVIRKVVADLGDKATEDEIRAKRAALVAVAKDQIMKEVD; from the coding sequence ATGACCACCTTCGAAGACCGCGAGAACGCGTTCGAGAACAAGTACGCCCACGATCAGGAAATGCAGTTCAAGGCCGAAGCGCGCACCAACAAGCTTCTGGGTCTCTGGGCGGCGGAACTTCTGGGCAAGACCGGCGACGATGCCAACAGCTACGCCATCGAGGTCGTGAAGGCGGATTTCGAGGAAGCGGGACATGACGACGTGATCCGCAAGGTCGTGGCCGATCTGGGCGACAAGGCGACCGAGGACGAGATCCGGGCCAAGCGCGCCGCCCTCGTGGCCGTCGCCAAGGACCAGATCATGAAAGAGGTCGACTGA
- a CDS encoding phosphatidylglycerol lysyltransferase domain-containing protein: protein MNRLFLRAPDAVRRVLPLVLGMVLAGLLWQKAQALDWAAVADAFTSIAPWRWVGAAMAAAISFWAVAQYDVTAHRHFRTGRPDTAARRAGATAIAVGQTTGFGPAVGAALRWRLMPDLGRGTVLRITGFVTLGFFAAWGTIALTLAVPVLAGHAWLGLALLPLGLAAVSALLFAFPHLNVLGRQCDLPSIPAFLQMVALAGCDVLFAGLALDLMLPPETAPALPVLIATFTLALGAGMIGGTPGGVGPFELALVTLLPGTATPELAAALIAFRMVYYAVPCILGASYALLAPPHRQPPAPALRPRLSLGPRAELPIAAQADHRAIATLQSEGTALRTPQTLTLFLGAVEGPLAPLLPALHRAARDENRLPCLYKLTGRDAVTARRAGWHMAAFAVEAVIDTARHDLCGPDYRQLRRFLRKAEEAGLTFGPIAAPDWERMTEIHSAWEDSHGAERGLTMGRFCPLYMSDKPLFGAWHKGRLIAFTSWLQTGGTLSLDLVRHEAETPQGTMHGLVQAVIGHARKQGIAEVCLAALPHPALPGRLKGCAGLTRFKASFAPRWRPLYIGAPDVLQLALAAADIRRAILAPAPLRRSTHDLWSLDALVDAPPDDALPACRRAG, encoded by the coding sequence GTGAACCGACTTTTCTTGCGCGCGCCGGATGCCGTGCGCCGCGTACTTCCCCTCGTGCTGGGCATGGTGCTGGCCGGATTGCTCTGGCAGAAGGCGCAGGCGCTCGACTGGGCCGCCGTCGCCGACGCCTTCACCTCAATCGCGCCGTGGCGCTGGGTCGGTGCCGCGATGGCCGCCGCCATCAGCTTCTGGGCCGTGGCACAGTACGACGTGACCGCGCACCGGCACTTCCGCACCGGGCGGCCCGACACTGCCGCGCGGCGGGCCGGGGCCACCGCCATCGCCGTGGGGCAGACCACCGGCTTCGGACCCGCCGTCGGGGCGGCGCTGCGCTGGCGGCTGATGCCGGACCTCGGTCGCGGCACCGTCCTCAGGATCACCGGTTTCGTCACGCTGGGATTCTTTGCCGCCTGGGGGACGATCGCGCTGACACTGGCGGTGCCGGTGCTGGCCGGGCACGCCTGGCTGGGCCTCGCGCTGCTGCCGCTCGGTCTCGCCGCCGTTTCCGCCCTGCTTTTCGCCTTTCCGCACCTGAACGTGCTCGGACGGCAATGCGACCTGCCCAGCATTCCCGCCTTCCTGCAGATGGTGGCGCTGGCGGGCTGCGACGTGCTCTTTGCCGGGCTGGCCCTGGACCTGATGCTGCCGCCGGAGACCGCGCCTGCGCTGCCGGTGCTGATCGCCACCTTCACCCTCGCGCTTGGCGCGGGCATGATCGGCGGCACGCCCGGCGGTGTCGGCCCGTTCGAACTGGCGCTGGTCACGCTCCTGCCCGGCACCGCCACGCCGGAACTGGCTGCCGCGCTGATCGCCTTCCGCATGGTGTATTACGCCGTGCCCTGCATCCTCGGCGCCAGCTACGCGTTGCTGGCCCCGCCCCACCGCCAGCCCCCCGCCCCGGCCCTCAGGCCCCGGCTGTCGCTTGGCCCCCGGGCCGAACTGCCCATCGCCGCACAGGCCGACCACCGTGCCATCGCCACCCTCCAGTCCGAGGGGACGGCGCTGCGCACGCCGCAGACCCTGACGCTGTTCCTCGGCGCGGTCGAGGGTCCGCTGGCGCCGCTCCTGCCCGCGCTCCACCGCGCCGCAAGGGACGAGAACCGCCTGCCCTGCCTCTACAAGCTGACCGGCCGCGACGCCGTGACGGCCCGCCGCGCGGGCTGGCACATGGCCGCCTTCGCGGTGGAGGCGGTGATCGACACCGCCCGACACGACCTGTGCGGACCGGACTATCGCCAGCTCCGCCGCTTTCTGCGCAAGGCCGAAGAGGCGGGCCTGACCTTCGGCCCGATCGCCGCACCCGACTGGGAGCGCATGACCGAAATACACAGCGCCTGGGAGGACAGTCACGGGGCAGAGCGCGGGCTGACCATGGGCCGCTTCTGCCCGCTCTACATGTCGGACAAGCCGCTCTTCGGTGCCTGGCACAAGGGGCGCCTCATCGCCTTCACAAGCTGGCTGCAGACCGGCGGCACGCTCAGCCTCGACCTCGTCCGGCACGAGGCGGAGACGCCACAAGGCACCATGCACGGGTTGGTGCAGGCGGTCATCGGCCACGCCCGCAAGCAGGGCATCGCCGAGGTCTGCCTGGCCGCCCTGCCCCACCCGGCACTCCCCGGGCGGCTGAAGGGCTGCGCAGGCCTGACCCGCTTCAAGGCCAGCTTCGCGCCGCGTTGGCGACCGCTCTACATCGGGGCGCCGGACGTGTTGCAACTGGCGCTCGCCGCAGCCGACATCCGCCGTGCCATCCTGGCACCTGCCCCGCTCCGGCGCAGCACGCACGATCTTTGGTCGCTCGACGCGCTGGTCGATGCGCCGCCGGACGACGCGCTGCCCGCCTGCCGTCGCGCTGGCTGA